DNA sequence from the Streptomyces canus genome:
TGATGCAGTCGGACAACCCGGAGTACACCGAGTCCTCCGCCGGTGAGTACACGCGCAGTTACGACACCGAGAACGACGTCCTCGGTCACCAGAAGTCCGGCTTCATCTGGACCGGCGCGCAGGCGGCCGGGAAGTCGGTCAAGGACTTCGGCGAGTTCCAGTCGACCGAGTCCAAGCCGGCCGGCGCGACCTGGCAGAACCTGTACTGCGACAGCAAGAACATGGCCGCGACCGGGGCGCGGACCCAGTACCCCATCCAGACCGGCTCGGCGATCCCCTCGCTCAACAAGGTGTCGGTGCAGGGTTTCCCGATGTTCGACCTCGACGTCCCGGACATCTACAAGGAGCAGATCTGGCAGCAGGACTTCGAGAAGAACGGCCCGGCGAACCTGAACATGTTCTGGTTCTCCAACGACCACACCGGCGGCCCGGCGAACGCGTCCGCCGAGGTCGCCGACAACGACCTCGCGGTCGGCCGGATGGTCGACGAGATCTCCCACAGCACGTACTGGAAGGACTCGGCGATCTTCGTCGTCGAGGACGACTCACAGAACGGGCTCGACCACGTCGACGGCCACCGGGCTCCGGTCCAGATCATCAGCCCCTACGCCCGGCGCGGCACCGTCGACAGCCGCTACTACACGCAGATCACGATGATCCGCACCGTCGAGCAGATCCTCGGGATCCATCCGATGAACCAGAAGGACAGCGCGGCCACGCCGATGTTCGGGGCGTTCACGGGGAAGCCGGACACCACCCCGTTCACGGCGGTCCCCAACCGCACCTCGCTGACCCTCGGAGTGAGCCCCACGCCCTCCTGCGGCGCGGACACCCCGGCCGCCCAGGACGCCGACGCGGCCCCCGCTCCGACGTCCGCCGCGGTGCCGCAGGCCGAGCAGGAGCTCGCGGCGCAGTGGAAGACCTGGGCCTCGCACCAGCGGCTGACCGGTGCGCACGCCGTGCCGGACTACGCCAACGCCGAGCAGATGAACCGTTACACCTGGTACCAGACGCACGCCTGGACCAAGCCGTACCCGGGCGACGGCAAGGTCTACGCGCCGAACGACGTACCCGGCGCCTACCTGCCGTCGGCGGAGTCCGACGGCTAGACAGCCCGGTCCGGCCGGGGCACACCCGCCCCGGCCGGAATCCGGAACACGGCCAGGGGCCCCGGTCCCGTGCGGCGGGGCCCGGGGAGGAGCACTCTGGAAGCAGAGGTCTCCGGAGGTGATCCCCATGACGCACACCGCAGTCGGATGGCACGTCGAGATGGAGTTCCGGGAGGACGAACGGCACACGGAGGCGGTCGCGCTGGTGCGCCTGCCCGACGGGAGCGAGGTACGGGCACGCGGACACGCCAGCCGCCACCGCAGCGACACGAATCAGCCGCGGGTCGGCGAGGAGGTCGCGGGAGCGCGGGCGCTCAACGAAATCGCGATGCAGTTGCTGACCAAGGCGCACGACGAGATCGACGAGGCGTCCGGGCGGACGTCCCACACGATCAACGTGTAGCCGTCACAGGGCCGCCCGCACCGCCCTGACCAGAGCCTGGGCCCTCGGATCCGCCGTGACCGTCTTGCGGAACCCGT
Encoded proteins:
- a CDS encoding DUF1876 domain-containing protein, with the protein product MTHTAVGWHVEMEFREDERHTEAVALVRLPDGSEVRARGHASRHRSDTNQPRVGEEVAGARALNEIAMQLLTKAHDEIDEASGRTSHTINV